A genomic segment from Lagenorhynchus albirostris chromosome X, mLagAlb1.1, whole genome shotgun sequence encodes:
- the FAM199X gene encoding protein FAM199X produces the protein MSDEASATTSYEKFLTPEEPFPLLGPPRGVGTCPSEEPGCLDISDFGCQLSSCHRTDPLHRFHTNRWNLTSCGTSVASSECSEELFSSVSVGDQDDCYSLLDDQDFTSFDLFPEGSVCSDVSSSISTYWDWSDSEFEWQLPGSDIASGSDVLSDVIPSIPSSPCLLPKKKNKHLNLDELPWSAMTNDEQVEYIEYLSRKVSTEMGLREQLDIIKIIDPSAQISPTDSEFIIELNCLTDEKLKQVRNYIKEHSPRLRPAREAWKRSNFSCASTSGVSGASASASSSSASMVSSASSSGSSVGNSASNSSANMSRAHSDSNLSASAAERIRDSKKRSKQRKLQQKALRKRQLKEQRQARKERLSGLFLNEEVLSLKVTEEDHEADVDVLM, from the exons ATGTCCGACGAAGCGTCAGCCACCACTTCGTACGAGAAGTTTCTAACCCCTGAGGAGCCCTTCCCGCTTCTGGGACCCCCTCGCGGGGTGGGCACCTGCCCGAGCGAGGAGCCGGGCTGCCTGGACATCAGCGACTTCGGCTGCCAGCTCTCGTCTTGCCATCGCACGGATCCGCTCCACCGCTTCCACACCAACAG gTGGAACTTAACTTCCTGTGGAACAAGTGTGGCCAGCTCAGAATGCAGTGAGGAGCTGTTTTCATCAGTTTCTGTTGGAGATCAAGATGATTGCTATTCCCTATTAGATGATCAGGACTTCACGTCTTTTGATTTATTCCCTGAGGGGAGTGTCTGCAGTGATGTCTCTTCTTCTATTAGCACATACTGGGATTGGTCAGATAGCGAATTTGAATGGcag ttaccAGGCAGTGACATTGCCAGTGGGAGTGATGTACTTTCTGATGTCATACCCAGTATTCCAAGTTCACCTTGCCTGcttcctaaaaagaaaaacaaacacctgaATTTAGATGAACTTCCTTGGAGTGCAATGACAAATGATGAACAG GTGGAATATATTGAGTATCTGAGTCGTAAAGTCAGTACTGAGATGGGTCTTCGGGAGCAActtgatattattaaaataattgatcCTTCTGCTCAAATATCCCCTACAGACAGTGAGTTTATTATTGAACTTAACTGTCTCACAGATGAAAAACTGAAGCAG GTCAGAAACTATATCAAGGAGCATAGCCCTCGCCTACGGCCTGCAAGAGAGGCCTGGAAGAGAAGCAACTTTAGTTGCGCAAGCACCAGTGGAGTGAGCGGTGCCAGTGCCAGTGCCAGCAGCAGcagtgccagcatggtcagttcTGCAAGCAGCAGTGGGTCCAGTGTTGGAAACTCTGCTTCAAACTCCAGTGCCAACATGAGTCGAGCACACAGTGACAGCAACTTGTCTGCAAGTGCAGCAGAGCGGATTCGGGATTCAAAA aAGCGATCCAAGCAGCGGAAGTTACAGCAGAAGGCCTTACGCAAGAGGCAACTGAAAGAGCAGAGGCAGGCTCGGAAGGAGAGGCTCAGTGGGCTATTCCTTAATGAAGAAGTGCTGTCCTTGAAAGTGACTGAGGAAGACCACGAAGCAGATGTAGATGTTTTGATGTAA